TATAACCTTGTAGGTTTACGAGAAAATTGGAAGATCGGAAGAATCCGCATGGAAACCTAAAAACCGATTTAACCTAAGCCTTTATACCACCCAAAAACCATGATACATTTTAAGAAAATATGCGGGTTTCCCGTACCCACAATTCCGACGCATTTCGTAGCGACTGCCATGGCCCCTCCCCAATGCCAAACTACCGATTCCACCGCACACGGCCGTGCGGGAAAACCGTACTTATTGTTAAACTATGAAGACGGAAAACAATGCTGAATTTTAACAAAATATGCGGGTTTCCCGTACCCAAAAGTCCGCCGCGTTTCGTAGGGACAGCCATGGCCCCTCCCCAATACCAAACTACCGATTCCGCCGGACATGGCCGTGCGGAAAAACCGTACTTATTGTTAAATTCGTAAGCACCGGAACGTAAAGCGACACTCTCTAAAACCACCACACAACCATCAAACTATGGCCTATTCCACACTCACCACCGACCAAATCGCCGCCTATCACCGTGATGGGTATGTGATCGTAAGCGGCTTTCTTTCCGCAGAAGAAACACGCAAACTGCATGACATTGCGGTAACCGATGATGTCATGCGCCGCAATGCATTCCACCTTAACGACCAAACCGGCAAAAAGACTAAACTGACCCTGTGGTATACGCCGGGTGACGACATGTATGGCTTGCTCTCAAAATCAGAGCGTATGGTGCACAATGGCGACCTCTTGATGGACGGCGACGGCCCAGTCTGCCATTTCCATTCGAAGCTGATGCAAAAAGAACCACGGGTGGGTGGCGCATGGGAATGGCACCAAGACTATGGCTACTGGTATAAGAATGAATTCCTGTTCCCCGACAAGATGCTGTCGGTGATGGTGGCGATCACCGATGCCAACAAAGAAAACGGCTGCCTGCAGGTCATCCGGGGCACCCACAAAATGGGCCGCATCGAACATGGGTTTTCCGGCGAGCAGGTAGGAGCCTCCCAACATTACGTCGACCTGGCGTTGAAGACGATGCCTCTCGTCTATGTCGAACTCAAAGCCGGCGATGCGCTCTTCTTCCACCCCAACCTCCTGCACCGCTCAGAGGCCAACCTGTCAGACTATCCAAGGTGGAGCCTGATTTCGTGCTACAACCGCGCCTCGAATGTGCCCTATAACGAACCCAACCTAAGTTGTATCAAACCCCTCGAGGTCGTACCCGACAGCTCGCTACTCGACTGCGATACGCATGGTTTGACCGACAGCATGGACTTTTTAGAAAAGGACAAGGATGAGGCGTTGAAGTAGTGGATTGAGAGTTGAGGGTTTAAGGTTCAGAGTTGACAGTTAACAGTTCGTACTCTTTCGGACTTCCCTACTCCCGATCTTCTGATCTCCCCAACTCTCTTGCACCAAACCGAAAATAGTCGTAATATTGCAGCCCTAACCCGGTCCTATAGCTCAGTTGGTTAGAGCACCTGACTCATAATCAGGTGGTCCCTGGTTCGAGCCCAGGTGGGACCACTTTTAAGTCGCAGTCTCAGTGAACAGAGATGCCGAAACAGTAAGCCTCCAACTATTGGGGGCTTTTTCTTTTTGAAAAAGAAACTGCACCTGACTCATAATCAGTCCCGATAGCTATCGGGACAAGTGGGACACTTTTTAGTCTCAGTCGCAGTATCCGCGGACAGAGATACCGAAAAGGAGAAACCCTTCGCACTTTAAACACCTCATCCCGGATTGCAATAAACCCGCGCAACTGAATTAACTCCGAATTCAATCTCCGGCCTCCACACTGACTACTGTCTACTGACTACTGTCTACTGTCTACTCTCCAGCTTCAACAAATCTTAACAAATCGCGAATTTATATTCCGTATATTTACATTACAACCTACACGTAACCCTCATGAATGTGTTTTTGGCCGATGATGACGAAGACGACCGCCTCTTTTTTGAAGAAGCTTTGCGGGAGGTCTGCACCAAGTCGCTACTGATGATGGCCGATAATGGCGAACGGCTGATGGAACTCCTGCGCGACCGCCGCAACCCGCAGCCGGATGTGCTGTTCCTCGACCTCAACATGCCAAAGAAAAACGGCTATGAGTGCCTGACGGAAATCCGCCGCGATGAAAACCTCCGACACATTCCGATCGTGATCTTCACCACCAGCCAGCAGGAAGACAGTATCAACGCCGTCTACCAACAGGGCGCGCACTTCTATATCAGGAAACCGAACGATTTTGGCCAGCTGAAATCGGTCGTGCGCAAGGCGCTTTCCATCGACTGGGC
This genomic interval from Flavobacterium sp. HJ-32-4 contains the following:
- a CDS encoding phytanoyl-CoA dioxygenase family protein; this encodes MAYSTLTTDQIAAYHRDGYVIVSGFLSAEETRKLHDIAVTDDVMRRNAFHLNDQTGKKTKLTLWYTPGDDMYGLLSKSERMVHNGDLLMDGDGPVCHFHSKLMQKEPRVGGAWEWHQDYGYWYKNEFLFPDKMLSVMVAITDANKENGCLQVIRGTHKMGRIEHGFSGEQVGASQHYVDLALKTMPLVYVELKAGDALFFHPNLLHRSEANLSDYPRWSLISCYNRASNVPYNEPNLSCIKPLEVVPDSSLLDCDTHGLTDSMDFLEKDKDEALK
- a CDS encoding response regulator produces the protein MNVFLADDDEDDRLFFEEALREVCTKSLLMMADNGERLMELLRDRRNPQPDVLFLDLNMPKKNGYECLTEIRRDENLRHIPIVIFTTSQQEDSINAVYQQGAHFYIRKPNDFGQLKSVVRKALSIDWAAQHAQPEKERFILTP